A section of the Saliniramus fredricksonii genome encodes:
- a CDS encoding nucleotidyltransferase family protein produces the protein MTAADEAAPAAIETGMVLAAGLGTRMRPITDTLPKPLIRVGGRTMLDHALDRLAQVGITRAVVNMHHLADRIAAHLAARNGAPAITLSDERDALLETGGGIRRALPLLGEAPFLAMNADTLWIEGAQSNLGRLIAAHDPARMDMLLLLAPIDAAVGYDGRGDFMMDETGRLARRGDEPQAPFVYAGAGIFHAGLFADTPDGAFSLNLLFDRAIAAGRLYGLRLDGTWLHVGTPDAIAEAEAQIAKAC, from the coding sequence ATGACGGCAGCAGACGAAGCGGCGCCGGCGGCGATCGAAACCGGCATGGTGCTGGCCGCCGGGCTCGGCACGCGCATGCGTCCCATCACCGACACCCTCCCCAAGCCTCTCATACGCGTCGGCGGGCGGACCATGCTCGACCATGCCCTCGATCGCCTGGCGCAGGTGGGCATCACGCGCGCCGTCGTCAACATGCATCACCTCGCCGACCGGATCGCGGCGCATCTCGCGGCCCGCAACGGCGCGCCCGCCATCACCTTGTCGGATGAGCGCGATGCGTTGCTGGAAACCGGCGGCGGCATCCGCCGCGCCCTGCCGCTTCTGGGCGAGGCACCGTTTCTGGCGATGAATGCCGATACGCTGTGGATCGAGGGGGCGCAGTCCAATCTGGGCCGGCTGATCGCGGCGCATGATCCGGCGCGCATGGACATGCTGCTCTTGCTCGCGCCAATCGACGCGGCTGTGGGCTATGACGGGCGCGGGGATTTCATGATGGATGAGACAGGACGCCTGGCGCGCCGTGGGGACGAGCCGCAGGCGCCCTTCGTCTATGCCGGCGCGGGGATTTTCCATGCCGGGCTCTTCGCCGATACGCCCGACGGCGCCTTCTCGCTCAACCTGCTCTTCGACCGCGCCATTGCCGCCGGTCGCCTCTACGGCCTGCGCCTCGACGGCACATGGCTGCATGTCGGCACGCCTGATGCGATTGCCGAAGCCGAGGCGCAGATCGCGAAAGCGTGCTGA
- a CDS encoding aspartate aminotransferase family protein gives MAGSSALRAANDIQQPNDLDSWWLPFTANKSFKTNPRMVSRAKDMYYYTPEGKPVIDGTSGLWCCNAGHNRDEIVSAIQTQAQELDFAPGFQYGHPLAFTAASRIAQLAPADLDHVFFCNSGSEAADTALKIALAYWNVKGQGQKTRLIGRERGYHGVGFGGITVGGIVNNRKFFGSLLAGADHLPHTYNREHQAYSKGEPEWGAHLADDLERIVALHDASTIAAVIVEPMAGSTGALPPPKGYLKRLREICDKHDILLVFDEVITGFGRLGYAFAAERYGVVPDMITFAKAVNSGTVPMGGVICRKHIYDAFMSGPDNVVELFHGYTYSGHPLACAATIATLDIYQRENLFERTRAIEARWADAMMSLKGLPNVVDIRTLGLVGAVDLAPNEHGPGKRGYAAIEKGFHDYGLMLRTAMDTIAVAPPLIAEDKHIDEIIDKLGRLIRDVA, from the coding sequence ATGGCAGGTTCCAGCGCATTGCGTGCCGCAAACGATATCCAGCAGCCCAACGATCTCGATTCGTGGTGGTTGCCCTTCACGGCGAACAAGTCCTTCAAGACCAATCCGCGCATGGTCTCGCGCGCCAAGGACATGTATTACTACACGCCCGAGGGCAAGCCGGTGATCGACGGCACTTCCGGCCTGTGGTGCTGCAATGCCGGCCATAATCGCGATGAGATCGTCTCCGCCATACAGACACAGGCCCAGGAGCTCGACTTCGCCCCGGGTTTCCAGTACGGCCATCCGCTCGCCTTCACGGCGGCCTCGCGCATCGCACAACTCGCCCCGGCGGATCTCGATCACGTCTTCTTCTGCAATTCTGGCTCGGAGGCTGCCGACACGGCGCTGAAGATCGCACTGGCCTACTGGAACGTGAAGGGGCAGGGGCAGAAGACGCGGCTGATCGGGCGCGAACGCGGTTATCACGGGGTGGGCTTCGGCGGCATCACCGTGGGCGGCATCGTCAACAACCGCAAATTCTTCGGCTCGCTGCTCGCCGGTGCCGATCACCTGCCCCATACCTATAACCGTGAGCACCAGGCCTACTCGAAGGGCGAGCCCGAATGGGGCGCGCATCTCGCGGATGATCTGGAGCGCATCGTCGCCCTGCACGATGCCTCGACCATCGCTGCCGTGATCGTCGAGCCGATGGCCGGCTCGACCGGGGCGCTGCCCCCGCCCAAGGGCTATCTCAAGCGCCTGCGCGAAATTTGCGACAAGCACGATATCCTGCTCGTCTTCGACGAGGTGATCACCGGCTTCGGACGCCTCGGCTACGCCTTCGCCGCCGAGCGTTACGGCGTCGTGCCCGACATGATCACCTTCGCCAAGGCGGTGAATTCCGGCACCGTGCCAATGGGCGGGGTGATCTGCCGCAAGCACATCTACGACGCCTTCATGAGCGGCCCGGACAATGTCGTCGAGCTGTTCCACGGCTATACCTATTCCGGGCACCCGCTGGCCTGCGCCGCGACGATCGCGACGCTGGATATCTACCAGCGCGAAAACCTGTTCGAGCGCACGCGTGCGATCGAGGCGCGCTGGGCGGATGCGATGATGTCGCTCAAGGGCCTGCCCAACGTGGTCGATATCCGCACGCTCGGCCTGGTCGGTGCCGTCGATCTCGCGCCGAATGAGCATGGGCCGGGCAAGCGCGGCTATGCGGCGATCGAGAAGGGCTTCCACGATTACGGGCTGATGCTGCGAACGGCCATGGATACGATCGCCGTGGCGCCCCCGCTGATCGCCGAGGACAAGCATATCGACGAGATCATCGACAAGCTGGGTCGCCTGATCCGCGACGTCGCGTGA